The Neospora caninum Liverpool complete genome, chromosome X genome includes a region encoding these proteins:
- a CDS encoding putative ATPase, AAA family domain-containing protein — protein MECVIEATVSTWGNAPPLTACGVCASAATLAQLGAVPSSSRFLRLDSDPSSASGEKNKPSKKVSSSSSSSPCPGACIVLLYCAEQDLSPPVKLPLNKFLLTPDVLFSLGLLSPFSESPLPADSRFSLSFLPLSVPLPSPSPVTLCLTRAPGDRHETRVCKPSPSSSLSSPSSSLSSPLSSLSSLSPVPSSLPFPPAAWWEELLWAAAASQVPEKTGLRSACAPPSSLKGNRAHGGPRGNSASQHSAVAAGVAKKLKQRKPPPVAAASSPEAHESPTGKASSALAASLAATPQASQGLLRFLRIALNGVSVVNGQFRSMTLQGHPVVLQFFAEPDSASGDPSDLASPSPGVVTRDSDPDQARQERRDQAASAFARCFRLSASTQILFTVQPKWRGASEGEKRQEEDDAHGVGDAGDTGETRRGGLSRVAGLHRVLPELLWSLILPLLRPDLFQAYGVPPPKGVLLYGPPGSGKTHLARAVAEEIQIVVQEVNVGRAVSAGASPLSGFLRALLQLPANAASSQSSASSVWMVPPHLELVNATDLISPVLGQTERNIHLLFERCRSEQQKRFSEARAQLAVRAARAAAARAETERDTEQTPVGGRENEARQGVCRAEETDQDGGGESTQTCEEVESRRGAHASDSPATLVGGGTLLFIDEIDAVCPKREEATEVGRRAVCALLSCLDGLATDGSLFVLAATNHPHLLDDAIRRAGRLERDIEVGVPTAEERREILAKLLQNVPHNLRDEDVDELSGLCQAFVPADLRLLVTTAATQALKALLPAELPHAGVSHDRGEEPQNERKEQASSGLGALATLPDEKQPVTLKHFRRALRHVKPSALKSVAIEVPHVKWDEIGGYASVKKSLQECVEWPIKFAHLFRQLKVAPPRGVLLYGPPGCSKTMMAKAVATESKMNFISVKGPELFSKWVGESERAVREVFRKARQNAPCVIFFDEVDAMGGDRETGDAGGVDSRVLSQLLNEMDGIGPVREVVVIAATNRPDLLDAALLRPGRLDRLVYVPLPDREARREIALKMLKNMPVKFSGQVRGDQNGQGTTCADSLARATHGYSGAEIVMICREASMAAVREAVARFSSKHLQHQRPSHFSEKAQQIPVGTAEERTQFVQESPEDGNVFVEERHLKVALSLVQPRTPKSLLAFYEAYHEDSP, from the exons ATGGAGTGCGTCATCGAGGCAACCGTCAGCACATGGGGAAACGCCCCGCCCCTCACGGCGTGTGGTGTCTGTGCGTCAGCTGCGACTCTCGCGCAGCTCGGCGCAGTTCCCAGTTCTTCTCGGTTCCTTCGACTCGACTCTGATCCTTCCTCGGCAAGTGGCGAAAAGAACAAACCCAGTAAAAaagtctcttcttcctcttcttcctctccgtgtcCCGGTGCCTGTATTGTTCTGCTGTATTGTGCAGAGCAggatctgtctcctccggtGAAGTTGCCGCTGAACAAGTTTTTGTTGACCCCAGATGtactcttttctctcggcctgctctcgccgttctctgaGTCTCCCCTACCTGCGgactcccgtttctctctctctttcctcccgctCTCCGTCCCGCTCCCTAGCCCCTCCCCAGTCACCCTCTGCCTCACTCGTGCTCCTGGCGACCGCCACGAGACGCGTGTCTGTAagccctctccgtcttcttctctctcttctccgtcttcttctctctcttctcctctctcgtctctctcttctctctctcctgtcccttcttccctgccgTTCCCGCCGGCTGCGTGGTGGGAGGAGTTGCTGTGGGCTGCAGCGGCGTCGCAGGTtccggagaaaacggggctGCGCTCGGCGTGCGCacctccttcgtctctgaAGGGGAATCGCGCACACGGAGGTCCTCGCGGAAATAGCGCCTCGCAGCATTCTGCCGTCGCAGCTGGGGTCGCGAAAAAGTTAAAGCAACGAAAACCGCCTCCCGTCGCGgccgcgtcctctccagAGGCGCACGAGTCCCCCACTGGCAAAGCGTCCTCCGCTCTGGCTGCGTCGCTGGCGGCGACTCCCCAGGCCTCTCAGGGTCTCCTGCGATTTCTTCGCATCGCCCTCAACGGCGTCTCGGTCGTGAACGGTCAATTCCGATCGATGACTCTCCAGGGACACCCGGTCGTTCTCCAGTTCTTCGCTGAGCCTGACTCGGCTTCTGGAGACCCCAGCgacctcgcctcgccgtcgcccggTGTCGTGACACGCGACTCGGACCCGGAtcaggcgaggcaggagcgaCGCGATCAGGCTGCTTCTGCGTTCGCCAGgtgctttcgtctctctgcctcgacgCAAATACTCTTCACTGTGCAACCCAAGTGGCGTGGAGCAAGtgaaggggaaaaaaggcaggaagaagacgacgcccACGGCGtgggagacgctggagacacGGGGGAGACACGCCGCGGAGGCTTGAGCCG CGTTGCCGGTCTCCACCGCGTTCTTCCAGAGTTGCTGTGGTCTCTCattctcccgcttctccgccCAGACCTCTTCCAAGCTTACGGCGTGCCGCCGCCGAAAGGCGTTCTGCTGTACGGACCGCCGGGATCGGGGAAGACGCATTTGGCGCGTGCGGTCGCTGAGGAGATTCAAATCGTTGTTCAGGAGGTGAACGTGggacgcgctgtctctgccggcgCGTCCCCTTTGTCTGGCTTTCTCCGAGCGTTGCTACAGCTCCCCGCGAACGCTGCTAGTTCCCagtcctctgcttcgtccgTGTGGATGGTTCCCCCCCACCTCGAGTTGGTAAACGCCACAGACCTGATCAGTCCGGTTCTGGGGCAAACGGAGCGGAATATCCACTTACTCTTCGAGCGGTGCAGAAGCGAGCAGCAGAAACGCTTCAGCGAGGCTCGCGCCCAACTAGCGgtgcgcgccgcgcgcgcggcggcggcgcgtgcagagacagagagagacacagagcaGACGCCGGTCGGGGgaagggagaacgaggcaaGACAGGGCGTCTGTCGagccgaggagacggacCAGGACGGGGGCGGCGAGTCCACACAGACCTgcgaagaagtggagagtCGCCgcggcgcgcatgcatctgaCTCTCCCGCGACCCTCGTTGGCGGCGGCACACTCCTCTTCATCGACGAGATTGATGCGGTTTGTCCCAAGCGCGAAGAGGCTACAGAG GTCGGTCGCCGCGCAGTCtgtgcgcttctctcctgtctcgacGGCCTGGCCACAGACGGATCACTTTTTGTCCTCGCTGCAACGAATCATCCGCACCTTCTGGACGACGCGATTCGGCGAGCAGGACGGCTGGAACGCGACATCGAG GTGGGCGTCCCGACGGccgaggagcggcgcgagaTTCTCGCCAAGCTCCTCCAGAATGTTCCGCACAATTTGCGCGACGAGGACGTTGACGAG CTCTCGGGACTGTGTCAGGCGTTTGTCCCCGCCgatctgcgccttctcgtcaCGACGGCGGCCACGCAGGCGCTGAAAGCTTTGCTTCCTGCGGAGCTGCCTCACGCCGGTGTCAGTCACG ACAGGGGGGAGGAACCGCAgaacgaaagaaaggaacaggCATCCTCAGGCCTCGGAGCTCTTGCGACGCTTCCTGACGAGAAGCAACCGGTCACTCTGAAGCATTTTCGCCGGGCGCTGCGGCACGTGAA GCCGTCGGCTCTCAAGTCGGTTGCCATCGAAGTCCCTCACGTGAAGTGGGACGAGATCGGCGGGTATGCATCGGTGAAGAAAAGTCTTCAAGAGTGCGTGGAATGGCCTATCAAGTTCGCCCACCTCTTCAGACAGTTGAAGGTGGCTCCGCCCCGAGGGGTGCTGCTGTATGGACCGCCTGGCTGCTCCAAGACCATGATGGCTAAGGCAGTTGCGACCGAGTCAAAGATGAATTTCATTTCTGTGAAG GGTCCGGAGTTGTTCTCCAAGTGGGTAGGAGAATCCGAGCGCGCCGTCCGAGAAGTATTCAG GAAAGCCCGTCAAAATGCGCCGTGCGTGATCTTCTTCGACGAGGTTGACGCCATGGGTGGTGATCGCGaaacaggcgacgcaggaggg GTTGATAGCCGCGTGCTGAGTCAGTTGCTCAATGAAATGGACGGCATTGGTCCCGTTCGGGAAGTTGTCGTCATTGCCGCCACGAATCGCCCGGACCTCTTAGACGCCGCACTCCTTCGGCCTGGCCGCCTCGATCGTCTGGTGTATGTCCCCCTGCCCGACCGGGAAGCGCGTCGCGAAATTGCATTGAAAATGCTAAAGAACATGCCTGTCAAATTTTCTGGACAAGTTCGTGGAGACCAGAACGGACAGGGAACAA
- a CDS encoding putative formyl transferase domain-containing protein, giving the protein MLSAACTLGKCPQVSLAHRGRTNHASASLFSVLRLSLSLGLRHLFSLPRGFFCLWKRLCFWIFLLSFLWKKHPFVAPWRSLGSRERCSPHCPWRGLRTCVVSCLLLSWTSLCLSSQAPPLTSPVRQTATSRPSTSCAFVSSAAPASLSASRSEPLERLTLNRPSASLPSPSQFGVCSRSTPSNARLNSNVSVPVSQFFGFPSKQTAVDSTLVHLPRVFPISGRPLRLRLTTFVVSGRSPCSWKPRVSAHVTNFSSRVFTSSLPSPLCLWRPESQRRPLPAPQPSLAHASSPSIFPLLRSSFAAVSSASVSSSVFPGISRTFPPSTLPPLPSGSVASLLSPGSSLSSPPSPSFSPALSPSWAAVSNDAGPIRVLFIGSPAVAVSALEVLLASSLNFSCASLPSLPSDDAKERGPPASTKPRARSAAHRVGSVAKPNREKNILGLPGGFVVSAVLCRRPSRRGRGRKTFVPCPVQVKTAFAETLSPPLPLFLASDLSSPSLLAALDSLSLDLAVCAAFALKLPDTLRSLPRHGTVLIHPSLLPRYRGAAPVRRALLNGERRVGVSLVRPSARFDEGALLHQSCLELSGNEHAEEVEEKLFQRGAQALLNTSLWTGRRTGGGPGVQQDASKATAARKIRAEERRISFAEMSASKIHNTVRALASHGSGVWTDLETGFFDSSCKGDQTEERNSEPGETVKEGAGCVANSRRGTDTIRQTMKVKLLRTRLGSVLPEEKAGADEPKGAASEEAPTCLAAQKSSSVVHACLSETPEENVSTSVASEPNLRGKKGSNTRVSSSQTPPEFSPQGSALSRNVCLDASGALRFVCGDGSVLLVEKLQRESRGPLSAPDFWNGLMGFAQRSRKSVEKSDASECMFTGEEWESERRGQVRSLRQRRGQAIFLRWVN; this is encoded by the exons ATGCTTTCCGCTGCGTGTACACTGGGAAAGTGCCCTCAAGTTTCTTTGGCTCACAGAGGCCGCACGAACCACGCGtccgcgtctcttttttccgttctgcgactgtccctctctctagGGTTGCGCCATCTGTTCAGCCTGCCACGCGGCTTTTTTTGCCTCTGGAAACGCCTCTGTTTCTGgatctttctcctttcctttctctggaaAAAACACCCTTTTGTTGCACCCTGGCGCTCTTTGGGCAGCCGCGAACGCTGCTCGCCTCACTGCCCTTGGCGCGGTTTACGGACCTGCGTTGTCTcttgccttctcctctcgtggacgtctctttgtctctcttctcaagCTCCACCTCTAACTAGCCCCGTCCGACAAACCGCCACGTCTCGCCCTTCCACGTCGTgcgcttttgtctcttctgctgctcccgcctcgctctctgcctcgaggTCTGAGCCGTTGGAACGTCTCACCCTAAATCgtccctccgcttctcttccttcgccctccCAGTTCGGCGTATGCTCGCGATCGACGCCCTCGAACGCGCGGTTGAACTCGAATGTGTCCGTCCCCGTCTCGCAGTTCTTCGGCTTTCCCTCGAAACAAACCGCAGTGGACTCAACTCTCGTGCATCTACCGCGCGTGTTTCCGATCTCTGGTCGGCCGTTGCGTCTGCGCCTAACGACGTTTGTTGTCTCCGGCCGTTCACCCTGTTCTTGGAAACCCCGCGTATCTGCTCATGTGACAAATTTCTCGTCGCGGGTCTTtacttcctctcttccctcacctctctgtctctggcgtCCCGAGTCCCAACGCCGCCCCTTGCCCGCGCCCcagccttctctcgctcacgcctcttctccttccatCTTTCCTCTCTTACGCTCCTCattcgctgctgtctcttcagcttctgtgtcttcgtccGTCTTCCCTGGCATCTCCCGGACCTTTCCTCCCTCTACCTTACCCCCTCTCCCGTCCGGctctgttgcctctctcttgtctcctggctcttctctttcttctcctccctctccgtctttctctcctgctctctcACCTTCCTGGGCAGCTGTCTCCAACGACGCCGGACCCATTCGTGTTCTTTTCATCGGCAGCCCAGCAGTCGCTGTTTCTGCGTTGGAAgtcctcctcgcctcttcgctgaATTTTTcttgcgcgtctcttccttcgctgcccTCTGACGatgcgaaagagagaggacctCCCGCGAGCACAAAGCCCCGCGCGAGGTCTGCTGCGCATCGTGTGGGGTCCGTTGCCAAGCCgaaccgcgagaaaaacatTCTGGGTCTGCCCGGGGGAttcgtcgtctctgccgttctctGTCGACGGCCTTCTCGAcgcggccgaggcagaaaaacatTCGTACCTTGTCCGGTCCAGGTGAAAAcc GCCTTTGCCGAGactctctccccgcctctccctcttttcctggCGTCGgacctctcctcgccttctctcttggcGGCTCTCgacagcctctctctcgacctcGCAGTGTGCGCGGCCTTCGCCTTGAAACTCCCCGATACCCTTCGGTCCCTGCCGCG GCATGGTACGGTCTTGATTCATCCTTCTTTGCTTCCACGGTACCGCGGAGCAGCTCCGGTACGCCGTGCTCTCTTGAAtggcgagcggcgcgtcggTGTGTCGCTGGTACGGCCTTCTGCTCGCTTCGACGAGGGCGCACTACTGCATCAAAGTTGCCTGGAACTTTCCGGAAACGAGCATGCAGAGGAAGTTGAGGAGAAACTTTTCCAACGGGGAGCTCAGGCTCTTTTAAATACCTCTCTCTGGACAGGAAGACGCACAGGCGGAGGTCCGGGCGTCCAGCAAGATGCGAGCAAA GCGACAGCAGCGCGAAAAATTAGGGCAGAGGAACGGCGAATTTCCTTCGCGGAAATGTCGGCGTCGAAAATCCACAACACCGTCCGAGCGCTCGCCTCTCATGGCAGCGGTGTGTGGACAGACCTAGAAACTGGTTTTTTTGATTCGTCGTGCAAAGGAGAccaaacagaagaaaggaactcGGAGCCAGGCGAGACAGTCAAGGAAGGCGCTGGATGTGTTGCGAACAGCCGAAGAGGTACTGACACAATAAGGCAGACAATGAAG GTCAAACTCCTCCGTACGCGTCTTGGTTCTGTGTTgcccgaagagaaggcaggcgcagATGAGCCGAAAGGCGCCGCTTCAGAGGAAGCACCTACTTGCTTGGCGGCACAGAAAAGTTCCTCTGTCGTCCATGCCTGTTTGAGCGAGACGCCGGAAGAAAATGTTTCGACTTCAGTGGCCTCCGAACCAAACCTCCGGGGCAAAAAAGGTTCCAACACACGCGTATCAAGCAGCCAAACTCCGCCTGAGTTCTCGCCTCAAGGCTCCGCACTATCCCGAAACGTTTGTCTCGATGCTTCCGGAGCTCTGCGCTTTGTATGCGGCGACGGAAGTGTGCTTCTGGTTGAAAAACtccagcgagagagccgggGTCCGCTGAGCGCACCCGATTTTTGGAATGGTCTCATGGGCTTTGCCCAGCGGAGTCGAAAGAGCGTCGAAAAGAGCGACGCCTCCGAGTGTATGTTCACCGGGGAGGAATGGGAATCTGAGAGGAGAGGCCAGGTGCGCTCGCttcgacagcgacgaggtCAGGCCATTTTCCTGCGCTGGGTTAACTGA
- a CDS encoding putative deoxyhypusine synthase,related, with protein MAPMPSPQAASPGSASADSREKTGSCVSDENPVSNGTAASSAPTLFGCTYTTDSSRPPAVATDAVLVVSSPTPDDALVVQGIDFEKCRDLDSLLNSFEGSGFQATQLGRAIREVKRMRAWRLSDDPIDESDVGTEWEDMEKRKNTKCTIWLSFTSNMISSGLREVFVFLCKHKLIDVLVTSAGGVEEDFVKCLAPTIVGDFYLKGEDLRAKGWNRIGNLLVPNSNYCHFEDWIQPIFDKMIQEQNAKIQANAGSPGFCVADAVWTPSSMIKRLGEEINDERSVLYWCAKNDIPVFCPGLTDGSLGDNLYFHSYRNKGLIVDIVQDVRNINDIATKCKKSGMIILGGGLPKHHTCNANLMRNGADFAVYINSGAEFDGSDSGARPDEAVSWGKITCEAKPVKVHGDATVLFPLVVAATFAKEFHEKQKQL; from the coding sequence ATGGCGCCGATGCCGTCGCCGCAGGCTGCGTCCCCAGGCTCAGCTTCGGCTGACTcgcgggaaaaaacaggcTCTTGTGTTTCTGATGAGAATCCTGTGTCGAATGGAACTGCCGCGTCCTCCGCACCCACGCTGTTcggctgtacgtacaccacAGATTCGAGTCGCCCTCCGGCAGTGGCGACCGACGCCGTTCTggtcgtttcctctccgacTCCGGACGACGCGTTGGTAGTGCAGGGGATCGATTTCGAGAAGTGTCGAGACCTCGATTCGTTGCTGAACAGCTTTGAAGGGAGCGGCTTTCAAGCCACGCAGCTTGGACGTGCCATCCGGGAAGtgaagcgcatgcgcgcgtggCGCCTCTCGGACGATCCGATCGACGAATCGGACGTTGGGACGGAGTGGGAAGACAtggaaaagcggaagaacaCAAAGTGCACCATCTGGCTGTCTTTCACATCGAATATGATTTCCTCTGGTCTTCGCGAagtctttgtttttctgtgtaAACACAAACTCATTGACGTCCTTGTCACTTCCGCAGGCGGTGTCGAGGAAGATTTTGTCAAGTGTCTCGCGCCGACGATTGTGGGCGACTTCTATCTGAAGGGCGAAGATTTGCGAGCAAAGGGGTGGAACAGAATTGGAAACCTGCTGGTCCCCAATTCGAACTACTGCCACTTTGAGGACTGGATTCAACCGATTTTTGACAAAATGATACAGGAGCAGAACGCGAAAATCCAGGCGAACGCGGGCTCTCCCGGCTTCTGCGTCGCAGACGCGGTGTGGACGCCGTCCTCGATGATCAAACGGCTCGGTGAGGAAATCAACGACGAAAGAAGTGTGCTGTACTGGTGTGCGAAAAACGACATTCCGGTCTTTTGTCCGGGTCTCACAGATGGGTCGTTAGGAGACAACCTGTACTTCCACAGTTATCGAAACAAAGGCTTGATCGTCGACATCGTTCAGGACGTCCGTAACATCAATGACATCGCCACGAAATGCAAAAAATCCGGCATGATCATTCTCGGGGGAGGGCTCCCCAAACACCACACATGCAATGCAAATCTCATGCGAAACGGAGCTGACTTCGCCGTGTACATCAACTCTGGAGCTGAATTCGACGGGAGTGACTCCGGTGCTCGACCTGACGAGGCTGTTAGCTGGGGAAAAATCACGTGTGAGGCGAAACCCGTGAAGGTTCATGGTGACGCGACCGTCCTGTTTCCCCTGGTGGTTGCGGCGACGTTTGCTAAAGAGTTCCATGAAAAGCAGAAACAGCTTTAA